The genomic interval CGGGTTGCCCGTGGCGGGCACGCCGTTGAGCGTATTGAAGGAGGACATCAGGGTCGCCGCGCCCGCCTCGACCGCGGCCTGATAGGGCCGCAGGTACACCTGCCGCAGGCTCACGTCCGACAGGTCCACCGTGTGGTAGTCCCGCCCCGCCTCCGCCGCCCCGTAGGCGGCGAAGTGCTTCACCGAGGCGGCCACCGACGTGGGCGCGGCCAGCGACGCGCCCTGGTACCCCCGGACGTAGGCCCGCGCCAGGGCCGCGCCCAGGTAGGGGTCCTCTCCCGAGCCCTCCACGATGCGGCCCCAGCGCGCATCCCGCGCGATGTCGGTCATCGGGGAGAACACCCAGCGGATGCCATCGGCGGCGGCCTCCGTGGCGGCCCGGCGCATGGCCTGCTCCACCAACGCCGGGTCGAAGCTCGACGCCAGGCCCAGCGGCACCGGAAACAGGGTGCGGTGGCCGTGAATCACGTCGAAGCCAAACAGCAGCGGAATCTTCAGGCGGCTGTGCTCCACCGCGAGGCGCTGCAACCGGTTGGTCTCCTTCGCCCCCACGAGGTTCAGGAACGCGCCCACCGCGCCCGCGCGCACCATCTGCTCATGGTCCGCGCGGCCCGTGCCCGGCCCCGTGGGCACGCCCTGGGAGTACTGGGCCAGCTGCCCCACCTTCTCCTCCAGGGTCATCTGGCGCAGCAGCGCCTCCACCCGCGCGTTCAGCTCCGCCCCGGCCAGCTCCGCGTTGGACGGGGCCCGCGCCGGGGGCCTCGTACCCGCACACGCCCCCAGGACCACGGCCAGCGCCAGGCCCATCCCCCCCTTCCATCCCCCGTGCCCTCGGCGTTGCTCCTTCATGTCGGACGGCTCCCTCCGGAAATTCCACTCCAACGGGCAAACAATCCGTTTTAACGGATTGACTCCCTGCCGGTTCCCTCGGACGATGGAACCCCGGACACCCCTGCCCGCCGGGCCCGCGCCGCGGACAATCACCCTTTCGTGCATCTTCCAGGACGTCGTCCCTCATGTCTTCTCCGTCCACCGCGAGACTTCTCTCCGGGGGCGGATGACTCTTCGCGCAGCCACGTTACAGTCTGCCTGGACCTCTGGGCTGCGGCTGGAGAGGTCTTCACCGGTTGGAGGTATATCCATGAAGCTCAAAGGTCTTGCCCCGGCAGCGCTGCTGCTGTGGGGCGCAGCTCCCGCATTCGCGCACGGCACCGCCATCGCCCGTCCCATCCAGCAGCCCGCCGAGGACCGGGAGCTGTGGATTACCCTGGCCACGGACTCGCTCGATGAGGTGCAAGCCACGCTGCGCGCCTCGGGCATGGCGCCCACCACCCTGCCGCGCACGCAGAACAGCGTGTCGATGATGAAGGTGCGCGAGTCGGCGCTCTTCCGCATCTCCGAGATGATGCACGAGCGCTACAAGCGCTGCGCGGGCTTCCTGGCCCACGAGACGGAGGCGGAGGCCACCGAGGCGATGAAGCGCGCGGGCGCCCCGGAGCTGCCCTACCTGACCGCCGTGGACTACACGCTGGACAACGCGGACACGGTGAACGCGCTCATCGGGGACCTGCACGAGCCGAACGTCCTTTCCACCATCTCCACCCTGTCCAGCTACCCGACGCGCTACTACAAGTCGGCCACGGGCGCCGAGGCGGCCCTGAAGCTGAAGCAGATCTGGTCGGACTTCGCCGCGTCCCGGCCGGATGTCACGGTCGAGGAGTTCGTCCACACGAACTACAACCAGCGCTCCATCATCCTGACCATCCCGGGCACCACCAAGGCCAGCGAGGTGGTGGTGCTGGGCGGACACCTGGACTCGACGGTGGGCTCCAGCGGCTCCAACCCGAACGCCCCGTCGCCCGGCGCGGATGACGATGCCTCGGGCATCGCGTCGCTCACCGAGGTGATTCGCACGGCGCTGGCCCAGGACTACCGGCCCGAGCGCACGGTGAAGTTCATGGGCTACGCGGCGGAGGAGGCGGGCCTGCTGGGCTCGCAGGACATCGCCAAGAAGCACAAGAGCCAGGGCATCAACGTGGTGGGCGTGCTGCAGCTGGACATGACCAACTTCCAGGGAACGGCCAACGTCGACGTCGGCCTCATCACCGACTACACGAACGTGGCGCAGAACACGTTCCTGCGCAACATCATCGGCACGTACACCGGCCTCGTCATCCGGGACACCAAGTGCAACTACGGGTGCTCGGATCACGCCTCGTGGCACGGCCAGGGCTTCCCGGCGTCCTTCCCCTTCGAGGCCACCTTCGCTGACAGCAACGACTACATCCACACGGCGAGCGACACGCTGGCGCAGAGCGGCAACAACGCGAACCACGCGCTGAAGTTCTCCAAGGTGGCGGCCGCCTACATGGCGGAGCTGGCCAAGGGCACGGTGCAGAGCACCGTGGGCGACATCCAGGCGCCCACGGTGGCGCTCACCGGTCCGTCCACGGCCGCCCCCCTGGTGGGCCCGGTGACGCTCACCGCCACCGCGTCCGACAACGTGGGCGTGACGCGGGTGGACTTCCTCGTGGACGGTGCCGTGAAGGGCTCGGACACCACCGCCCCCTATAGCTTCGTCTGGGACACGGCCACCGTCCCCAACGGGGCGCACACCCTCTCCGTGCAGGCCTTGGACGCCCGGCAGAACGCGGGCACGGGCACCCCCCTCTCGGTGACGGTGAACAACCCGAGCACCGTGGCGGCGCTGCACCCCACGCTGAAGGCCCCCGCGTGCACCACGGTGAACGCCAAGTGCGACTCGGGCGACCTGCTCCTGGGCCGCGGCACCCTGGGGCCCGAGAGGAACGCCCCCAACACCCTCAACAGCTCGTGCGCGGATCAGTCCTCGGGGAGCTTCCACGTGGACGAGTCGAATGACCGGCTCGTCGTGTCCACGGTGGACGGCACGCCGTTCGCGCCGGGCAAGACGGTGAAGATCGAAGCCACGGTGTGGGCCTACGCGAGCGGTCCCTCCTCGGACAAGCTGGACCTGTACTACGCGGCGGATGCCACCGCGCCGGTGTGGGTCTCGCTGGGCACGCTGACGCCCACGAGCGGCCGGGCGCAGACGCTGACGAAGACGTACACGCTGCCCTCGGGCGGCGCGCTGCAGGCGGTGCGGGCGCGCTTCCGGTACCAGGGCAGCGCGGTGGCGTCCGCCTGTGGCACCGGCAAGTTCGACGACCACGACGACCTGGTGTTCGCCGTCACGAAGTAAAACGCTGGGGACATGTGACTTCCGGCACATGTCCCTGCCGGCGGCAGTCTGTAGAGTGAGGTTCATCGGCGGTGGCTTCCGCCGGTCTGTGTCCCCCTCCCTCTCGTCTCCTCTTCCGGAGAAGGCCAAGAGCAAGGGTACCCGTTCACGGGTCATCGTGTGGGTTGTCTGAGACGTGCTTGCATCTCGGGGAGCCGTCCAGAGCAGCCGCGCAACATGAGGCGGTCTGTATCCCCCGCTGCCCCACGTTGCCGTGAACGGGTACCTTTCTCACAACGTTTCAGCAGGAAACGGCCCGGGCTTGCCCGGGCTTCACGGACTGTCCCCGGCAGGCGCCTCGTGAGAGAAGCCCCCTCATGGACAGCCACCTTCTGAAAGAGCGGGCCCTCGCCGAGGGCTCGCCCATCATCGACTCCCGCTCCGCCACCTTCGTCTGGCGCGGCGCCCAGCGCGTCTTCGTCTCGGGCGACTTCCAGGACTGGAGCGAGCCCCTCCCGCTGGAGCGCGTGGGCCCTGGCCTCTGGGCGCGCACCCTCGAGCTGCCCCACGACGCCTACGTCGAGTACGCCTTCACCGATGCCAAGGGCAAGCGGGTGAAGGATCCGCTCAACCCGCTCCTCGTCGAGAACGGCCTCGGCGGCCGCAACCACTTCTTCTACATGCCCGGCAGCGCCCCCACCCCCCTGGGCCACCGCGCGCGGGGCGTGCCCCGGGGCCGCGTCACCCGCCACAAGGTGGAGACCTCCGAGTTCGCCATCGGCACCTCGCGCCAGGTGGTGCTCTACCAGCCGCCCGTCTCCGCCCCCTGCCCCCTGGTGGTGGTGCTCGACGGGCTCGACTACCTGAAGCTCGCCAGCCTCACCACCGTGGTGGACAACCTCATCCACGCGGGCCGCATCCGCCCCGTGGCGCTCGCGATGGTGGCCAACGGCGCCTCGGCCCGCACCGTGGAGTACTTCTGCAGCGAGGCCACCCGCTACTTCCTCCTGCGCAAGGTGCTGCCCCTGGCCCACGAGAAGCTCCGGCTCGTGGACGAGCAGCGCCAGCCCGGCGTCCATGGCGTGCTGGGCGCCTCGCTCGGCGGCCTCATGGCCCTCTACATGGGCCTGCGCTCCCCGGAAGTCTTCGGCCACGTGCTCAGCCAGTCGGGCGCCTTCGCCATCCCCGGAGAGGGGGACACCAACGTCTTCCCGCTCGCCCGGGTGCCCCCCTCCGCCCCCCTCCAGGTGTGGATGGACTGTGGCGTCTTCGAGCAACTGCGCGAGGGCAACCAGCGCATGCTCCCCGTGCTCACCGAGGCCGGGCACCGCGCCGAGTACTGGGAGTACAACGGCGGCCACAGCTACGCGGCCTGGCGCGACGACGTGTGGCGCGGCCTCGAGTGGCTCTTCCCGCCTCAGAACCTGAAAAATTCCAGACGGGCTGGAGGTAAATAAGCACCTGCGGCATGCTG from Stigmatella aurantiaca carries:
- a CDS encoding M20/M25/M40 family metallo-hydrolase; translation: MKLKGLAPAALLLWGAAPAFAHGTAIARPIQQPAEDRELWITLATDSLDEVQATLRASGMAPTTLPRTQNSVSMMKVRESALFRISEMMHERYKRCAGFLAHETEAEATEAMKRAGAPELPYLTAVDYTLDNADTVNALIGDLHEPNVLSTISTLSSYPTRYYKSATGAEAALKLKQIWSDFAASRPDVTVEEFVHTNYNQRSIILTIPGTTKASEVVVLGGHLDSTVGSSGSNPNAPSPGADDDASGIASLTEVIRTALAQDYRPERTVKFMGYAAEEAGLLGSQDIAKKHKSQGINVVGVLQLDMTNFQGTANVDVGLITDYTNVAQNTFLRNIIGTYTGLVIRDTKCNYGCSDHASWHGQGFPASFPFEATFADSNDYIHTASDTLAQSGNNANHALKFSKVAAAYMAELAKGTVQSTVGDIQAPTVALTGPSTAAPLVGPVTLTATASDNVGVTRVDFLVDGAVKGSDTTAPYSFVWDTATVPNGAHTLSVQALDARQNAGTGTPLSVTVNNPSTVAALHPTLKAPACTTVNAKCDSGDLLLGRGTLGPERNAPNTLNSSCADQSSGSFHVDESNDRLVVSTVDGTPFAPGKTVKIEATVWAYASGPSSDKLDLYYAADATAPVWVSLGTLTPTSGRAQTLTKTYTLPSGGALQAVRARFRYQGSAVASACGTGKFDDHDDLVFAVTK
- a CDS encoding alpha/beta hydrolase-fold protein — encoded protein: MDSHLLKERALAEGSPIIDSRSATFVWRGAQRVFVSGDFQDWSEPLPLERVGPGLWARTLELPHDAYVEYAFTDAKGKRVKDPLNPLLVENGLGGRNHFFYMPGSAPTPLGHRARGVPRGRVTRHKVETSEFAIGTSRQVVLYQPPVSAPCPLVVVLDGLDYLKLASLTTVVDNLIHAGRIRPVALAMVANGASARTVEYFCSEATRYFLLRKVLPLAHEKLRLVDEQRQPGVHGVLGASLGGLMALYMGLRSPEVFGHVLSQSGAFAIPGEGDTNVFPLARVPPSAPLQVWMDCGVFEQLREGNQRMLPVLTEAGHRAEYWEYNGGHSYAAWRDDVWRGLEWLFPPQNLKNSRRAGGK